The DNA window CGAAGGCAGCACGATGGAACGCACCGGTCGACTCCAGACACCGCGCGGCGCGCGCATGCACCGCAGCCGCGTGCTGCGCACGGTCGTGATCGTACTGGTGGCCGTGCTCGGCACGGCGCTGTTCCGGCTGCAGGTGCTGCGCGGCGAGGAGTTCGCGGTCGTTGCGCAGAACAACCGGCTGCGGCCGGTGCCGGTGCCGGCCCCGCGCGGCACCATCTACGATCGCCATGGCCAGGTAGTGGCCGGCAGCATCCCCGGGTATCAGGTCATGCTGATGCCTGCGCCCATGGACTCCATGGACGCGCAGATTCAGCGGCTCACCCCCATCCTCGGCCTGACCGAAGCGAACATCCAGCGCGCGAAGCGGAAGTGGTCCCAGCAGCGCCACCTCCCGATGATCGTGCTCGACGACGCCGATCCGCGCGCCGTCGCGCGCCTCGAGGAGCGTCGGCACCTCTTCCCGGGTGTGCTCGTCTACGAGTACGCCAAGCGCTACTACCCGGACGGCGAAAACATCGCGCACTTCATCGGCTACGTTTCAGAGATCAGCGAGGCCGAGCTGGAAGAGCAGTTCGTCGATTACGAGCAGGGCCGCTGGATCGGCAAGAACGGGCTGGAAAAGGAGTACGAGCGGCTCATCGGCGGCACACCCGGTATGCGCTACCTCGAGATCGACGCGCGCGGCCGGATCAAGCGCTGGCTCCCCGAGGAGATGGGCGTGCCTCCCGTGCCCGGCAAGGACCTGCACCTTTATCTCGACCTCGATCTGCAGAACTTCATCGCGGAGATCTTCCCGAAGGAGTACACCGGCTCCATCGTCGCCATCGACCCACAGACGGGTGGCATCCTGGCCTACTACAGCCACCCGACGTTCGATCCAAACCGGTTCATCGGCGGGATTCCCGCGGCGTACTGGAAACAGTTGAACGAGGATCCGGCAAAGCCGCTGCTCGACCGCGTCGCCGGCTCAGGCCAGCCGGCCGCCTCCACGTGGAAGCTGGCAGTCGCCGGCATGGCACTCGATCTGGGCGTGATCGAGCCCGACGAGTACATGCCGCAGGCGTGCAATGGCGGCATCTACTACGGCCGCTACGCCCGCTGCTGGCTTTCGAGCGGCCACGGCCGGCAGAACCTGATCGAGGGAATCAAGAACTCCTGCAACGTCTATTTCTATCAGCTCGGCATCAAGATCGGACTGGAGCGCTTCCTCGAGACGGGCACACGGCTGGGGTTTGGCGACAAGACCGGCATCGACATTCCGACGGAGATTACGAACAGCTTCCCCGCGAGCATCGAGTACTGGGAGGACAGGTTCGGCTACCGCCCGTACGACAACGAGGTGCTGTCACTCTCGATCGGGCAGGGCCCGATCACGATGACCGTCCTCAAGCTCGCTCACATCTACAGCGCACTCACGGCTCCGGGCGGGAAGGTCCCCGCGCCGCGTCTCGCGATGGAGTCCGGCGCCCCGCGCGACACGTTCACGTTCCACGTCGACAAGGTCGACCAGTGGTACCTCGAAGCAGGCATGCGCCGTGTGCTCGGCCCCGGAGGTACAGCCGCTCTGAGCCGCCTGCAGGAATGGGAGCTGCTGGGCAAGACGGGAACCGCGCAGAATCCGCACGGGCCCGACCACGCCTGGTTCGTGGGTACCGGCGCGCGCGCACCCGGTGAGTCGCCGGAGATCGCCGTCACGATGTTCCTCGAGTTCGCCGAGCACGGCTACACCGCGTCCGGCTACGTCGCGGAAGCAGTCAACTTCTACCTGGACCGGAAGTACGGCCGCCCCTTCGAGCGCTGGGCGACGCCACGACTGCGCTTCGCCAACGGGTTGCCCGTGAACTGGAACTTCTCCGAGCCCATCCAGGACCCGCCGCGCCCCACCAGCTCACAGGCGGCCGCGCCAGCCGGTGGTCAGACCCAGACGACAGGGACACCGACAACGGCACGTG is part of the Longimicrobiales bacterium genome and encodes:
- the mrdA gene encoding penicillin-binding protein 2 — encoded protein: MERTGRLQTPRGARMHRSRVLRTVVIVLVAVLGTALFRLQVLRGEEFAVVAQNNRLRPVPVPAPRGTIYDRHGQVVAGSIPGYQVMLMPAPMDSMDAQIQRLTPILGLTEANIQRAKRKWSQQRHLPMIVLDDADPRAVARLEERRHLFPGVLVYEYAKRYYPDGENIAHFIGYVSEISEAELEEQFVDYEQGRWIGKNGLEKEYERLIGGTPGMRYLEIDARGRIKRWLPEEMGVPPVPGKDLHLYLDLDLQNFIAEIFPKEYTGSIVAIDPQTGGILAYYSHPTFDPNRFIGGIPAAYWKQLNEDPAKPLLDRVAGSGQPAASTWKLAVAGMALDLGVIEPDEYMPQACNGGIYYGRYARCWLSSGHGRQNLIEGIKNSCNVYFYQLGIKIGLERFLETGTRLGFGDKTGIDIPTEITNSFPASIEYWEDRFGYRPYDNEVLSLSIGQGPITMTVLKLAHIYSALTAPGGKVPAPRLAMESGAPRDTFTFHVDKVDQWYLEAGMRRVLGPGGTAALSRLQEWELLGKTGTAQNPHGPDHAWFVGTGARAPGESPEIAVTMFLEFAEHGYTASGYVAEAVNFYLDRKYGRPFERWATPRLRFANGLPVNWNFSEPIQDPPRPTSSQAAAPAGGQTQTTGTPTTARAQGGPSDAGTSTRPSGGR